A region of Candidatus Paceibacterota bacterium DNA encodes the following proteins:
- the trpS gene encoding tryptophan--tRNA ligase: MSAQVAAGKNIRILTGDRPTGKFHLGHLFGSLQERLRLQEEGAECFFIIADYQAITDRLSTKELEENILEAARTYLALGIDPVKSHIFIQSQIPEEAELFSLFSMMVNIGRLGRNPTTKAEFRAAVSQGFTGENQMSLGLFSYPVFQAADILLFNANAVPVGEDQLPHLEQTKEVAEFFNKHYGKVFNIPKPIITPGARILGLDGEQKMSKSLDNAIYIFDTPETIMAKIKKAKTDSQADIRYAPESRPGISNLINIYSLVKGVNPKAIEKEFIGQNYSQFKESLGKALVEYLAPYRERYLQLLKDKTVVQKALQDGTTAAQKEAQKTMLTVKKALLMDYPNIF, encoded by the coding sequence ATGTCAGCTCAAGTTGCTGCCGGTAAAAATATACGTATTCTCACGGGGGATAGGCCCACGGGGAAATTTCACTTAGGCCATTTATTCGGTTCCCTTCAAGAGCGTTTGCGCTTGCAAGAGGAAGGGGCTGAATGTTTCTTTATTATTGCCGATTATCAAGCCATTACAGATAGGCTGTCTACTAAAGAATTGGAAGAGAATATTTTAGAAGCGGCGCGCACCTATTTGGCCTTGGGTATAGACCCTGTTAAAAGTCACATTTTTATCCAGTCTCAGATTCCTGAAGAAGCGGAACTGTTTTCTCTCTTTTCCATGATGGTTAATATTGGCCGATTGGGCAGAAATCCTACCACCAAAGCAGAATTCAGAGCCGCAGTTTCCCAAGGTTTTACGGGGGAAAACCAAATGTCTCTTGGTCTTTTCTCCTATCCTGTTTTCCAAGCAGCTGACATTCTTCTTTTTAATGCCAATGCCGTGCCAGTAGGCGAAGACCAATTGCCGCATTTGGAACAAACAAAAGAAGTGGCTGAATTTTTTAACAAACATTATGGCAAAGTCTTCAATATTCCCAAGCCGATTATTACCCCTGGCGCCCGTATTTTAGGTTTAGACGGCGAACAAAAAATGTCTAAAAGCCTTGATAACGCTATCTATATTTTCGATACCCCCGAGACTATTATGGCTAAAATAAAAAAAGCCAAAACTGATTCGCAGGCGGATATTAGGTATGCTCCCGAAAGCAGACCAGGCATTAGCAACCTCATTAATATTTATAGCCTGGTCAAAGGGGTAAACCCTAAAGCGATAGAAAAAGAATTCATCGGGCAGAATTATAGCCAGTTCAAAGAATCATTGGGCAAGGCTTTAGTGGAGTATTTAGCCCCTTACAGAGAAAGATACCTTCAATTGCTTAAAGATAAAACAGTGGTGCAGAAAGCTCTTCAGGATGGAACTACTGCTGCCCAAAAAGAAGCGCAAAAAACCATGCTAACAGTAAAAAAAGCCCTTCTCATGGACTATCCCAACATATTCTAA
- the dcd gene encoding dCTP deaminase, translating to MILSDRDIKKSMREGHIDVKPLLPNSIQPASVDLHLDSKFLFFKNGKHTFIDVKEPLDDLMEMVDVKKDGYIVIHPNEFILGNTLETVSVDKTIAGRLEGKSSLARLGLLVHVTGGYLDPGNSTTLTLEFHNVNNLPIKLYPGMKIAQMSFMTMSSECERGYGDKKLGSKYYGKNKPVASQIYKDFIKK from the coding sequence ATGATTTTATCCGACAGAGACATAAAAAAATCCATGCGAGAGGGTCATATTGATGTTAAACCGTTACTGCCAAACTCTATTCAACCGGCTAGCGTTGACTTGCACTTAGATTCTAAATTTTTGTTTTTTAAAAATGGCAAGCATACCTTCATAGACGTGAAAGAGCCGTTGGACGACCTTATGGAGATGGTGGACGTGAAAAAAGATGGTTATATAGTAATCCATCCCAATGAATTTATTTTAGGCAACACCCTGGAAACAGTTTCTGTGGATAAAACCATCGCCGGTAGGTTGGAAGGTAAAAGCTCCCTAGCTCGCTTAGGTCTTTTAGTTCATGTAACTGGCGGTTATCTTGACCCCGGTAACAGCACCACCCTAACTTTAGAATTTCACAATGTTAACAATCTCCCTATAAAACTTTATCCCGGCATGAAAATTGCCCAGATGTCTTTCATGACCATGTCGAGCGAATGTGAACGCGGTTATGGCGATAAAAAATTGGGCAGTAAATATTATGGGAAAAATAAGCCAGTTGCCAGCCAAATCTATAAAGATTTTATAAAAAAGTAA
- the speD gene encoding adenosylmethionine decarboxylase has product MYKTVGTHFLMDFWGVNEELLDDKERILAILVTAAEKTHSQILGSKVHKFSPHGLTAVLLLAESHISIHTYPEYSFAALDVYTCGSHTTPEKGVRYLKTALHPKTFTIQRIKRGLN; this is encoded by the coding sequence ATGTATAAAACAGTTGGCACTCACTTTTTAATGGATTTTTGGGGTGTTAATGAGGAGCTCTTAGATGATAAGGAAAGGATTTTAGCTATTCTAGTAACGGCTGCAGAAAAAACACATAGTCAGATATTAGGGTCTAAGGTTCATAAATTCAGTCCCCACGGCTTAACAGCCGTTTTATTGTTGGCAGAATCGCATATTTCCATTCACACTTATCCTGAATATAGTTTTGCTGCTTTAGATGTTTATACCTGTGGCAGTCATACTACTCCGGAAAAAGGGGTAAGATACCTAAAAACTGCCTTGCATCCAAAAACTTTTACCATCCAAAGAATAAAACGCGGACTAAATTAA